From the Brachyhypopomus gauderio isolate BG-103 chromosome 5, BGAUD_0.2, whole genome shotgun sequence genome, one window contains:
- the ppm1h gene encoding protein phosphatase 1H isoform X3 — protein MFTRMRSAVSNIIGGIMASGANGEHQSGPDLPPRFRYSRPDFLGLSPDEVECSADHVARPILIVKESNRLPWSTGVINAGKSALNEDQACCEVVELRRRPADPSSPSYIPTTRRRSSLPSRDALEAREGTLAPPEITQEEEELFFHYWALFDGHAGSGAAVFASKLLHLHIEEQLQSVLEILQKPSLQPPTCLGEENSLHPHPSGGSSQRALSRVASLRGAAGAPGSPNTVAPRFFMEKKVKQESLVIGAIENAFKEMDKHIGREMNVYDISGGCTALAVVYLLGTLYVANAGDSRAIILHGGEIIPMSSAFTPESERQRLQCLAFMQPHLLGNEFTHLEFPRTVYKKEVGKKILYRDHSMNGWAYKTVQEDDLKFPLVFGEGKKARVMATIGVTRGFGDHDLKVHGTDISIKPFLSSCPEVKVFNLEQFEYGADEVMVLATDGLWDVLSNLEVAEAVTSFLGNCDPDDHHRYTMAAQDLVMRARGVLNDRGWRIANDRPGSGDDISVYIIPLMFGNKQPQPR, from the exons ATGTTCACACGGATGAGGTCCGCCGTCTCTAACATCATCGGCGGCATCATGGCTTCTGGTGCCAACGGGGAACACCAGAGCGGCCCAGATTTACCGCCGAGGTTCCGTTACTCGAGACCGGACTTCCTCGGTCTGTCCCCGGACGAGGTGGAGTGTTCCGCCGACCACGTCGCGCGACCCATTCTCATCGTGAAGGAGTCGAACCGGCTGCCGTGGTCCACCGG GGTGATTAATGCTGGTAAGAGTGCTCTGAACGAGGACCAGGCGTGCTGCGAGGTGGTGGAGCTGAGGAGACGGCCTGCAGACCCCTCCAGCCCCAGCTACATTCCCACCACCAGGAGGCGATCTTCCCTACCCAGCAGAGATGCTCTGGAAGCCAGGGAGGGAACTCTCGCACCTCCGGAGATCACT caggaagaggaggagttgTTCTTTCACTACTGGGCCTTGTTCGACGGACACGCTGGTTCAGGCGCTGCCGTGTTTGCCTCCAAGCTCCTCCACCTTCACATCGAGGAGCAACTCCAGAGTGTGCTGGAGATCCTCCAGAAACCCTCCCTCCAGCCTCCCACATGCCTGGGTGAGGAGAACAGCCTCCACCCGCACCCCTCCGGGGGCTCCTCTCAGCGGGCTCTGTCCAGAGTGGCATCGCTGCGTGGGGCAGCGGGGGCACCAGGCTCTCCCAACACAGTGGCACCACGCTTCTTCATGGAGAAGAAGGTCAAGCAGGAGAGTCTGGTGATCGGGGCAATTGAGAACGCGTTCAAAGAGATG GACAAGCATATTGGCAGAGAGATGAATGTCTATGATATCTCGGGAGGCTGCACCGCATTAGCTGTGGTCTATTTACTGGGGACGCTTTATGTGGCCAACGCAGGTGACAGCAG GGCCATCATCTTGCACGGTGGTGAGATCATCCCCATGTCAAGTGCCTTCACTCcagagtcagagagacagagacttcAGTGTTTG GCTTTTATGCAGCCCCACTTGTTAGGGAATGAATTCACACACTTAGAGTTCCCAAGAACGGTCTACAAGAAGGAAGTGGGGAAGAAGATTCTGTACAGGGACCACAGCATGAACGGCTG GGCATACAAAACTGTGCAGGAGGATGACCTAAAATTCCCTCTGGTCTTTGGAGAGGGGAAGAAG GCCCGGGTGATGGCCACCATTGGCGTTACCAGAGGGTTCGGTGATCATGATCTAAAGGTTCATGGCACAGACATTTCTATTAAaccttttctctcctcctgtccaGAG GTGAAGGTGTTCAACTTGGAGCAGTTTGAGTATGGAGCTGATGAGGTCATGGTTTTAGCTACAGATGGCTTATGGGATGTTCTCTCCAACCTTGAAGTGGCTGAGGCAGTCACTAGTTTCCTTGGAAACTGTGACCCTGACGACCATCACAG GTATACCATGGCAGCCCAGGACCTGGTAATGAGGGCTAGAGGGGTGCTGAATGACCGTGGCTGGAGGATAGCAAACGACAGGCCGGGTTCTGGAGATGACATATCTGTTTACATCATTCCCCTGATGTTTGGAAACAAACAGCCACAGCCAAGGTGA
- the ppm1h gene encoding protein phosphatase 1H isoform X2, giving the protein MFTRMRSAVSNIIGGIMASGANGEHQSGPDLPPRFRYSRPDFLGLSPDEVECSADHVARPILIVKESNRLPWSTGYAEVINAGKSALNEDQACCEVVELRRRPADPSSPSYIPTTRRRSSLPSRDALEAREGTLAPPEITEEEELFFHYWALFDGHAGSGAAVFASKLLHLHIEEQLQSVLEILQKPSLQPPTCLGEENSLHPHPSGGSSQRALSRVASLRGAAGAPGSPNTVAPRFFMEKKVKQESLVIGAIENAFKEMDKHIGREMNVYDISGGCTALAVVYLLGTLYVANAGDSRAIILHGGEIIPMSSAFTPESERQRLQCLAFMQPHLLGNEFTHLEFPRTVYKKEVGKKILYRDHSMNGWAYKTVQEDDLKFPLVFGEGKKARVMATIGVTRGFGDHDLKVHGTDISIKPFLSSCPEVKVFNLEQFEYGADEVMVLATDGLWDVLSNLEVAEAVTSFLGNCDPDDHHRYTMAAQDLVMRARGVLNDRGWRIANDRPGSGDDISVYIIPLMFGNKQPQPR; this is encoded by the exons ATGTTCACACGGATGAGGTCCGCCGTCTCTAACATCATCGGCGGCATCATGGCTTCTGGTGCCAACGGGGAACACCAGAGCGGCCCAGATTTACCGCCGAGGTTCCGTTACTCGAGACCGGACTTCCTCGGTCTGTCCCCGGACGAGGTGGAGTGTTCCGCCGACCACGTCGCGCGACCCATTCTCATCGTGAAGGAGTCGAACCGGCTGCCGTGGTCCACCGGGTACGCGGA GGTGATTAATGCTGGTAAGAGTGCTCTGAACGAGGACCAGGCGTGCTGCGAGGTGGTGGAGCTGAGGAGACGGCCTGCAGACCCCTCCAGCCCCAGCTACATTCCCACCACCAGGAGGCGATCTTCCCTACCCAGCAGAGATGCTCTGGAAGCCAGGGAGGGAACTCTCGCACCTCCGGAGATCACT gaagaggaggagttgTTCTTTCACTACTGGGCCTTGTTCGACGGACACGCTGGTTCAGGCGCTGCCGTGTTTGCCTCCAAGCTCCTCCACCTTCACATCGAGGAGCAACTCCAGAGTGTGCTGGAGATCCTCCAGAAACCCTCCCTCCAGCCTCCCACATGCCTGGGTGAGGAGAACAGCCTCCACCCGCACCCCTCCGGGGGCTCCTCTCAGCGGGCTCTGTCCAGAGTGGCATCGCTGCGTGGGGCAGCGGGGGCACCAGGCTCTCCCAACACAGTGGCACCACGCTTCTTCATGGAGAAGAAGGTCAAGCAGGAGAGTCTGGTGATCGGGGCAATTGAGAACGCGTTCAAAGAGATG GACAAGCATATTGGCAGAGAGATGAATGTCTATGATATCTCGGGAGGCTGCACCGCATTAGCTGTGGTCTATTTACTGGGGACGCTTTATGTGGCCAACGCAGGTGACAGCAG GGCCATCATCTTGCACGGTGGTGAGATCATCCCCATGTCAAGTGCCTTCACTCcagagtcagagagacagagacttcAGTGTTTG GCTTTTATGCAGCCCCACTTGTTAGGGAATGAATTCACACACTTAGAGTTCCCAAGAACGGTCTACAAGAAGGAAGTGGGGAAGAAGATTCTGTACAGGGACCACAGCATGAACGGCTG GGCATACAAAACTGTGCAGGAGGATGACCTAAAATTCCCTCTGGTCTTTGGAGAGGGGAAGAAG GCCCGGGTGATGGCCACCATTGGCGTTACCAGAGGGTTCGGTGATCATGATCTAAAGGTTCATGGCACAGACATTTCTATTAAaccttttctctcctcctgtccaGAG GTGAAGGTGTTCAACTTGGAGCAGTTTGAGTATGGAGCTGATGAGGTCATGGTTTTAGCTACAGATGGCTTATGGGATGTTCTCTCCAACCTTGAAGTGGCTGAGGCAGTCACTAGTTTCCTTGGAAACTGTGACCCTGACGACCATCACAG GTATACCATGGCAGCCCAGGACCTGGTAATGAGGGCTAGAGGGGTGCTGAATGACCGTGGCTGGAGGATAGCAAACGACAGGCCGGGTTCTGGAGATGACATATCTGTTTACATCATTCCCCTGATGTTTGGAAACAAACAGCCACAGCCAAGGTGA
- the ppm1h gene encoding protein phosphatase 1H isoform X1: MFTRMRSAVSNIIGGIMASGANGEHQSGPDLPPRFRYSRPDFLGLSPDEVECSADHVARPILIVKESNRLPWSTGYAEVINAGKSALNEDQACCEVVELRRRPADPSSPSYIPTTRRRSSLPSRDALEAREGTLAPPEITQEEEELFFHYWALFDGHAGSGAAVFASKLLHLHIEEQLQSVLEILQKPSLQPPTCLGEENSLHPHPSGGSSQRALSRVASLRGAAGAPGSPNTVAPRFFMEKKVKQESLVIGAIENAFKEMDKHIGREMNVYDISGGCTALAVVYLLGTLYVANAGDSRAIILHGGEIIPMSSAFTPESERQRLQCLAFMQPHLLGNEFTHLEFPRTVYKKEVGKKILYRDHSMNGWAYKTVQEDDLKFPLVFGEGKKARVMATIGVTRGFGDHDLKVHGTDISIKPFLSSCPEVKVFNLEQFEYGADEVMVLATDGLWDVLSNLEVAEAVTSFLGNCDPDDHHRYTMAAQDLVMRARGVLNDRGWRIANDRPGSGDDISVYIIPLMFGNKQPQPR, from the exons ATGTTCACACGGATGAGGTCCGCCGTCTCTAACATCATCGGCGGCATCATGGCTTCTGGTGCCAACGGGGAACACCAGAGCGGCCCAGATTTACCGCCGAGGTTCCGTTACTCGAGACCGGACTTCCTCGGTCTGTCCCCGGACGAGGTGGAGTGTTCCGCCGACCACGTCGCGCGACCCATTCTCATCGTGAAGGAGTCGAACCGGCTGCCGTGGTCCACCGGGTACGCGGA GGTGATTAATGCTGGTAAGAGTGCTCTGAACGAGGACCAGGCGTGCTGCGAGGTGGTGGAGCTGAGGAGACGGCCTGCAGACCCCTCCAGCCCCAGCTACATTCCCACCACCAGGAGGCGATCTTCCCTACCCAGCAGAGATGCTCTGGAAGCCAGGGAGGGAACTCTCGCACCTCCGGAGATCACT caggaagaggaggagttgTTCTTTCACTACTGGGCCTTGTTCGACGGACACGCTGGTTCAGGCGCTGCCGTGTTTGCCTCCAAGCTCCTCCACCTTCACATCGAGGAGCAACTCCAGAGTGTGCTGGAGATCCTCCAGAAACCCTCCCTCCAGCCTCCCACATGCCTGGGTGAGGAGAACAGCCTCCACCCGCACCCCTCCGGGGGCTCCTCTCAGCGGGCTCTGTCCAGAGTGGCATCGCTGCGTGGGGCAGCGGGGGCACCAGGCTCTCCCAACACAGTGGCACCACGCTTCTTCATGGAGAAGAAGGTCAAGCAGGAGAGTCTGGTGATCGGGGCAATTGAGAACGCGTTCAAAGAGATG GACAAGCATATTGGCAGAGAGATGAATGTCTATGATATCTCGGGAGGCTGCACCGCATTAGCTGTGGTCTATTTACTGGGGACGCTTTATGTGGCCAACGCAGGTGACAGCAG GGCCATCATCTTGCACGGTGGTGAGATCATCCCCATGTCAAGTGCCTTCACTCcagagtcagagagacagagacttcAGTGTTTG GCTTTTATGCAGCCCCACTTGTTAGGGAATGAATTCACACACTTAGAGTTCCCAAGAACGGTCTACAAGAAGGAAGTGGGGAAGAAGATTCTGTACAGGGACCACAGCATGAACGGCTG GGCATACAAAACTGTGCAGGAGGATGACCTAAAATTCCCTCTGGTCTTTGGAGAGGGGAAGAAG GCCCGGGTGATGGCCACCATTGGCGTTACCAGAGGGTTCGGTGATCATGATCTAAAGGTTCATGGCACAGACATTTCTATTAAaccttttctctcctcctgtccaGAG GTGAAGGTGTTCAACTTGGAGCAGTTTGAGTATGGAGCTGATGAGGTCATGGTTTTAGCTACAGATGGCTTATGGGATGTTCTCTCCAACCTTGAAGTGGCTGAGGCAGTCACTAGTTTCCTTGGAAACTGTGACCCTGACGACCATCACAG GTATACCATGGCAGCCCAGGACCTGGTAATGAGGGCTAGAGGGGTGCTGAATGACCGTGGCTGGAGGATAGCAAACGACAGGCCGGGTTCTGGAGATGACATATCTGTTTACATCATTCCCCTGATGTTTGGAAACAAACAGCCACAGCCAAGGTGA